The Amycolatopsis umgeniensis DNA segment GAACGGCGTCGTCACCTCGATCGTCGAGCAGAAGGACGCCACCCCCGAGCAGCACGAAATCGCCGAAATCAACTCCGGCGTCTACGCGTTCGACGCTTCGGTCCTCGTCGACGGGCTTTCGAAGCTTTCGACCGACAACGCGCAAGGCGAGCTCTACCTCACCGACGTCCTCGGCATCGCCCGCGGCGACGGCAAGGGCGTCGGCGCGCTGGTGATCGACGACCCGTGGGTGACCGAAGGCGTCAACGACCGCGTGCAGCTCTCCGTCCTCGGCGCTGAGCTGAACCGCCGGATCGTCCGCGGCTGGCAGCGGGCGGGCGTCACCGTCGTCGACCCGTCGAACACCTGGATCGACGCGGGCGTGACCTTGTCGCGCGACGTCGTCATCGAGCCCGGTGTGCAGTTGAAGGGTTCGACTTCGGTCGGCGAGGGCGCGCGGATCGGCCCGGACAGCACCCTGGAGAACGTCTCCGTCGGCGCGGACGCGTCGGTGGTGCGGACGCACGGTTCCGATTCGGAATTGGGCGACGGCGTGAAGGTCGGCCCGTTCACCTACCTGCGTCCCGGCACCAAGCTGGGGATCAAGGGCAAACTCGGCGCTTTCGTCGAGACGAAGAACGCGGACATCGGCGCCGGGACGAAGGTTCCGCACCTTACCTACGTCGGCGACGCGACCATCGGCGAGAACAGCAACATCGGGTGTTCCAGCGTTTTCGTCAATTACGACGGCGTGAACAAGCACCACACCACGATCGGCTCCCATGTACGGCTCGGCGCGGACAACACGTTCGTCGCCCCGGTGACCATCGGCGATGGCGCCTACAGTGGGGCGGGCACCGTGATCAGGCAAGACGTGCCCCCGGGCGCGCTCGCCGTGTCCACCGGGCCGCAGCGCAACATCGAAGACTGGGTGACCCGGCGCAGGCCGGGCACACCCGCGGCGGAAGCAGCTTCCGCCGCGAAGCAGGACACCACCGCCGTGTCCGATTCAAATAAGGGAAACGACGGGGAGTCGCCAGCATGAGTTCGAAGTCCGGCACACCGAAGAAGAACCTGATGCTCTTCTCCGGGCGCGCACACCCGGAGCTCGCCGAAGAGGTGGCCAAACACCTCAACGTGACGGTCGTCCCGCAGACCGCGCACAACTTCGCCAACGGCGAGATCTTCGTCCGGTTCAACGAATCGGTGCGCGGGACCGACGCGTTCGTGATCCAGAGCCACCCGGCGCCCATCAACGAGTGGGTGATGGAGCAGCTGATCATGGTGGACGCCCTCAAGCGGGCGAGCGCCAAGCGGATCACCGTGATCATGCCGTTCTACCCCTACGCGCGGCAGGACAAGAAGCACAAGGGCCGCGAGCCGATCTCCGCGCGCCTGATCGCGGACCTGTTCAAGACCGCCGGCGCCGACCGGATCATGACGGTCGACCTGCACACCGCGCAGATCCAGGGCTTCTTCGACGGCCCGGTCGACCACCTGCTCGCGCAGAACGTGCTGGCCGCGCACATCAACAAGACCTACCAGGACGAGAACATCACCGTCGTCTCCCCGGACTCGGGCCGGGTGCGGCTCGCGGAGAAGTGGGCGGCCCAGCTGGGTGACCGGCCGATCGCCTTCATCCACAAGACCCGCGACCCCGACAAGCCGAACCAGGCCGTCGCCAACCGCGTCGTCGGCAAGGTCCGCGGTCAGCTGTGCGTGCTGATCGACGACATGATCGACACCGGCGGCACGATCGTGAAGGCCACTGAAGCCCTGCTCGATGAAGGCGCGTCCGACGTCGTCATCGCCTCGACCCACGGCATCCTGTCCGACCCCGCCACCGAGCGGCTGTCGAACTGCAAGGCGCGCGAGGTGATCGTCACCAACACGCTGCCGATCCCCGAGGAGAAGCGGTTCCCGGGCCTGACCGTGCTGTCCATCGCGCCGCTGCTGGCGCAGGCGATCCAGCAGGTCTTCGAAGACGGGTCGGTCACGTCCCTCTTCGACGGCAACGCCTGATCTCAGCGAAGCAAGGGACCTTTGCTCTCACCGGTGCGTGAGAGCAAAGGTCCCTTGCTGCGTTTTCGGCTCCTCGCGAAACACCGAGCGCCGGGCCGCCGGGCGTGGCTAAGTTTCCGTTCATGGGCAAATTCAAGTTCGGTGTGAACCTGTGGGGTGCCGAGGACCGCGCGGACTGGGTCGCGAAATGCCTCCGCGCCGAGGCCCTCGGATTCGACGTCATCTCCGTG contains these protein-coding regions:
- a CDS encoding ribose-phosphate diphosphokinase, which translates into the protein MSSKSGTPKKNLMLFSGRAHPELAEEVAKHLNVTVVPQTAHNFANGEIFVRFNESVRGTDAFVIQSHPAPINEWVMEQLIMVDALKRASAKRITVIMPFYPYARQDKKHKGREPISARLIADLFKTAGADRIMTVDLHTAQIQGFFDGPVDHLLAQNVLAAHINKTYQDENITVVSPDSGRVRLAEKWAAQLGDRPIAFIHKTRDPDKPNQAVANRVVGKVRGQLCVLIDDMIDTGGTIVKATEALLDEGASDVVIASTHGILSDPATERLSNCKAREVIVTNTLPIPEEKRFPGLTVLSIAPLLAQAIQQVFEDGSVTSLFDGNA
- the glmU gene encoding bifunctional UDP-N-acetylglucosamine diphosphorylase/glucosamine-1-phosphate N-acetyltransferase GlmU, with the protein product MTGPLSTLILAAGEGTRMRSSTPKVLHPIAGRSLVEHAVRAAAGLSPEHLVVVIGHGRDSVGAQLAKVGEALGREVVTAVQEEQKGTGHAVSCALSALPGGLTGTVVVSYGDVPLLDTETLASLVAEHTSTGNAVTVLTAVVENPTGYGRIIRDGNGVVTSIVEQKDATPEQHEIAEINSGVYAFDASVLVDGLSKLSTDNAQGELYLTDVLGIARGDGKGVGALVIDDPWVTEGVNDRVQLSVLGAELNRRIVRGWQRAGVTVVDPSNTWIDAGVTLSRDVVIEPGVQLKGSTSVGEGARIGPDSTLENVSVGADASVVRTHGSDSELGDGVKVGPFTYLRPGTKLGIKGKLGAFVETKNADIGAGTKVPHLTYVGDATIGENSNIGCSSVFVNYDGVNKHHTTIGSHVRLGADNTFVAPVTIGDGAYSGAGTVIRQDVPPGALAVSTGPQRNIEDWVTRRRPGTPAAEAASAAKQDTTAVSDSNKGNDGESPA